AACAGAGTGTTCGGTTATTACATCGAGATCACACACGCCAATACGTCGAAAGTCCCGGATGAGTACATCCGCAAGCAGACGATGGTCAACGCCGAGCGGTACATCACGCCGGAACTCAAGGAATACGAGACACTAGTCCTGAACGCGGAGGAAGAAATCCTGAAGGTCGAGCGCGGCATTTTCGACGCGGTGTGCGCGGAGATCGGCGGATATGCCGCGGCCCTGCTGAAGACGGCCCGCTCGATCGCGCATCTGGACGTGTTTCTGGGGCTGGCGGACGTTGCCGTACGGGAAGGGTACTGCCGGCCGCTGCTGTCCGATGACGACCGGCTGGTGATCCGCGACGGACGACATCCGGTCGTCGAGCGGATGCTAGCGGACGGCGGACGGTATGTGCCGAACGACACGCACTTTGACACGATGTCGCGCGTGCACATCATCACCGGGCCAAACATGGCAGGCAAGTCGACTTATATCCGGCAGGTGGCGCTGATCACGCTGATGGCGCAGATCGGGAGCTTTGTCCCGGCGGACGAAGCCCATATCGGACTAGTCGACAGGATCTTCGCGCGGATCGGGGCACAGGACGAGATTCACGCTGGTCAGTCGACGTTTATGGTCGAGATGGTGGAGACGGCGCGGCTGCTGTCAGGATCAACACGGCGCAGCCTGCTGATCCTCGACGAGGTCGGGCGCGGGACTTCGACGTATGACGGAATGGCGATCGCGCGGTCGGTCGTCGAGTATATACACAACAATCCCCGGTTGAACTGCCGCACGCTGTTCGCCACGCATTACCATGAGCTGACGGAGCTGCCGAATATCCTGCCACGGTCACGCAACTTCAACGTTGCGGCTACGGAGGACAACGGTGCCCTGGTCTTCCTGCACAAGCTGATGCCTGGCGGCGCAGACCGCAGTTACGGCGTACACGTCGCTCAACTGGCCGGGCTGCCAAAGCCGGTGGTTGACCGCGCACAGCAACTGCTGCGCGAACTTGAGGAGCGCGGGAGTGATTTCAAGGTACGGCAAAGCGCACCGGCGAAACAGTTCAGCTTCTTCGATACGCCGGACAATCCCGCTGTGAGTGCGATCAAGGCGCTAAACATCGACGAGCTTTCGCCGATCGAGGCGCTTACGAAGCTGTATGAGCTGAAACGGCTGGCCGGAGAATAAGCCGCAGATGATGCCGCTCTGGTATTTCTGTGCGGTGAAGTCAGGCAACTATACGGCTTTAAGTGCCGTGAAAATATGATACGCTAGACCTCCTGTGGACGGAAAACACGGCAGGAGCGCGGCATGACAGCGACGATTATCGACGGCAACCCGATTGCGGAACGACTACGCGCAGATATTGCGCGGGACGCGGCTGCGTTCAAAAGCGAATTCGGATATCAGCCCGGGCTGGGAGTCGTCCTTGTAGGCGACGATCCGGCCTCGCAAATGTACGTAAGAATGAAGCGCAGAGCGTGCGAAAGCGTTGGTGTGATTTCGTATGCCCACATCCTACCGAGCGACGCTACTCAGACCGAGGTCGAGGCCGCAGTGCGTACGCTGAACGATGACCCGAAAGTACACGGTATCCTGGTCCAGCTTCCGCTGCCCAAGCACATCGACGAAGATCAGGTGCTGCGAATCATCGACTTCGAGAAGGACGCCGACGGGGCGCACCCGCTGAACATCGGGCTGCTGGCGATGAAAGGGCGCGAGCCGCTGTATATTCCGGCAACCCCGGCGGGGATCATGGTGATCCTGAAGGACATCGGCGTCGAACTGAGCGGGGCAAACGCCGTGGTGATTGGCCGAAGCAATATCGTCGGGATGCCGATCGCGCTGCTGCTGATGGAGGCGAACGCAACAGTGACGATGTGCCACAGCCGCACGAAGAACCTACAGGCGCACCTGAAGGACGCCGACGTAGTGATCGCGGCCGTGGGACGCGCGGGATACGTCAAGGGCGACTGGCTCAAGCCCGGCTGTGTGGTGATCGACGTCGGGACGAACAAGATCGATGACCCAACGGCAGAAAAAGGCTATCGCTACGTCGGCGACGTGGAGCTAGAGTCCGCCCGCGAAGTGGCTCGCGCGATCACGAAGGTCCCCGGCGGCGTTGGCCCACTGACGATCACGATGCTGATCCAGCAGACGGTCAAGGCGGCGTGGCGGCGCGCAAGAAAGTAACTCACGGCAGCCGCCACACGCGCGGATGTCAACGCGCCAGACAAAAGCCGATCGTGGCGACTTTAGCCGCGGCTTCAGCACAACGATCAAACGACGAGACGGAGAAGCGCGTTATGTGGTATAAACGCGCTTCTTCTATTTTGAGCGAAAGGGGACGAGTACGTGGCGACTCTCCTACTGAAGAATATCGGCACGCTGGTCACGATGGATGCGAGCCGGCGCGAGATTAGAGACGGCGCGGTGTTGATCCGCGGGAACGTGATCGAGGCCGTCGGAGCCAGCGCGGAGCTTGCAGACAGAGCGGCAGAGCGCGTGATTGCGATGCCGAACCACGTGGTGACGCCTGGACTGATCAATACGCACCACCACATGTTTCAGAACCTGACGCGGTGCATCGCGCAGGATCACGAGCTCTTCGGATGGCTGACGACGCTGTACCAAATCTGGAAGCGGCTGACGCCGGAAATGGTTTATGTCTCGGCGCAGGTGGCGATGGCGGAGCTGATGCTATCGGGCTGCACGACAAGCAGCGACCACCTGTACCTGTACATCAACGGCATTCAGATCGACAACGAGATACAGGCGGCGGCCGATATCGGAATGCGGTTTAATCCAACGCGCGGGTCGATGAGCATGGGCGAGTCGAAAGGCGGGCTTCCGCCGGATATCCTGACTGAAGACGAAACACATATCCTGAAAGAGACACAGCGCGCTGTGGAACTTTTCCACGACAACCAGCGGCATTCGATGCTGCGGGTCGGCATCGCGCCGACAGCGCCGTTCAACGTGTCGATCGACCTGATGCGCGAAGCGGCGGCGATGGCGCGAAGCTTTCCGGGCGTGCGACTGCACACGCATCTGGCAGAAAATGTGAAGGACATCGACTTCAGCCTGGAAAAATTCAAGATGCGGCCAGGGGAATACGCGGAATCGGTCGGCTGGCTTGGCGACGACGTATGGCACGCCCACTGCGTCCAGCTTGACGCCAGCGAGATCGACATGTTTGCACGGACGGGGACGGGGATCGCCCACTGCCCTTGCTCCAACATGCGTCTGGCTTCGGGAATCGCACCCATCCGGCAGATGCTCGATCAAAAAGTGAAGATCGGGATTGGCGTCGATGGATCAGCGTCAAACGACAGCGGCCATCTGCTGCTTGAGGCGCGGCAAGCGATGCTGTTACAACGCGTGGCTCACAGCGATCCTTCCGCGATGAGCGCAAGGGAGGCGCTGGAGATGGCGACGCTGGGCGGCGCTGCGGTGCTGGGACGCGACGACATTGGCGCGATCGCCGCAGGAATGTCCGCCGACCTTGCCGGTTTCCGTACAGATACGCTGGCGATGAGCGGCACACATGCAGATCCGGTCAGCGCGCTGTTGTTCGGGGCGGCGCATCAAGCGGACCTGAGCGTCATCAACGGCCGGATAGTGATCGAGGACGGACAGCTGCTACCGATAGACCTGGGACGAGTCCTGGAGCAGCATGGACGTCTCTCACGCGAGCTTGTGAACGGGTAGCGACCACTCGCAGGCATACCGGGCCGGGGAACCATGATTCCTGATTGTTCAGGAGCATGGCTGGCAAAGGGGCGGCCCGAATGAGTCCGACGCCATCCGGCGGGTGGATGGTCGGGCGCGGGGAGCGTGTCGTCAAAGACGGCGCGAACAGATATTGAGTTGTGATGCTTCAGTTATACGTCAACTTTTCCGGATTCCAGAAACAAATGTTCGAACATTTGTACGAACATTTGTTCGAACAGATTTTGAGGGGGAAACCGGCCGCGAATTCATCAAAATCGGTGTAGAAATGCGGGTTGCTTGCCAGTAATGACCCAGTCGGTGGGGCTCAAACAGGACTGCGCCAACTCAAAACTCGGTAGTGTCTATGCGCCGGTTATTTCTTGCGGCGGTCGCGGTCAGCGCCATCGATCTTGCGCTCACGCTCATAGTCCTGTGGCGTATCGACGTCACGGAGGACGCTGTCGGTGTCGACGTTGATGTAATGAATGTGCTCGGCGTGGAGGTTCAGAAGCTTGCGCGGCGTGGCGGTGACCGGCAGGGCGAAAGCGTCGGCCCAGTAGCGGCGGCCAAGCAGGACAGGATGGCCACGGCGTAATTCGAAGCTGGGGACGACAAGATCATGCTGGTTCTCGGCAAAAGCCAGGAGAACCTTATTGATGATTTTGGGCTGGATGCCCGGCTGATCGCCGAGCACCATGAGCGCCGCCGTCGTTTCACGGGGCATGGCCTGCAAGCCTACTTTGAGCGAGGAAAGCATTTCCCCGGTCTGGTAGGCCTTGTTATGGACGATCTGGACATCCCACTTTTCGAGCACCGCACGAACTTCAGTGGCCTGATGGCCGGTCACGACCACAATCGGGTCCACGCGTGATTTGATCAACTGCTCGATGATGTGTTCGATGATCGTGCGGTTGTCACGCCATGGCAGGAGGATTTTCGACTCGCCCATGCGGGAAGAGAGGCCGGCCGCCAGGACTACCGCGCCGACCGGACGCTGCACCTCGCGGACAGGCTCGTGTCCGCGCACTTCACCCAACACGACAGCCTGAAGCGTACTGTGACGGAGGGCGATTCGGGCGGCAATGCGCGCGCGCACCCGATTGTAGGGAGTCATGGGAGTCTGATTGAAGAAGGCGACAGCCCGCGCATTGGGGGAACGCCGGTTAATCCAAGTTCGGAATCGCGAACGATCTGAGCAATCCAGGACGGCTTGATGGGCGCCCATTCGGGAAAACCGCAGCGGTCGATCATGGCGCGGGCGTTGTAGACGTGTAAGTCATCGAGCGGCTGGCCGACCGCGCTAAATGAGGCGACCGGAACGACCAGCGACGTCCCTGGAGGGATCGCCGGCTCACCTTTTCGCGGGGCTTTGAGCGGCAGATTTGCGGCGTGGTCCGCCTCAACCAGCATCGCGTCGGAGTCGATGACATCGAGGAGGCTGGAGGCCATTTCGGGCTTGAGACCCATCACGCTGCCGCGCTGAATTCTGTCGTAGACGAAGACAAAGCGGTGTTCGGTGAGCGCCTGGGAGATGGCTGCGACGCCGCCACTGAGCGGGAACGCCACAGGAAATAGGGTGAGCTGTTCCTCAGGCATGGTCATAGTGGTGGTTGCCAGAACCCGCCAGCCCGACTCGGCGAGTTCGTAGCCCATGCCGACCATCAGTGAGGTCTTGCCGCCGGCGCCGATGAAGGCGACGAGTTCCCCTTTTTCCAATTGAAATGCTTCTCGAAACTTCATGGAGGCTCTGATTCAGAATGCAGACAACTGACGGGAAAATGCGGTCAACGCGACATCCTACCGCTGGGACGTCAGCGGAGACCACAATATATCACGAATTTTACCCGAACTGGTCAAGAGATCAGATCACCGCGCCGATCCCGTTTTGACGAAGCGCCTTGACGACTTTGTCAGGAGTCATCGGGATTTCGTCGATCCAGACACCGGTCGCGTCAAAGAAGGCAGCGGCGATGGCCGGGGCAAGCGGCAGGAGCGGCATCTCACCCATCCCGCGCGCGCCCCAGGGACCAATCGGGTCCGGGTATTCGAGAACAACGGATTTTACCTCGTCGGGGACGTCGAGGACGGTCGGGATGAGATAGGTCGACAGATAGGGATTCATGATGCGCCCCTCGCGACTTATGAGGTGCTCCATGACGGCATACCCCTGGGCCTGTACTATCGCACCCTCAATCTGGCCGACGACCTGCTGCGGGTTGACGGCCCGGCCGACATCGTTTGCACTCACGACCTTTACAAGACGCACGAGACCGGTCTCGATATCGACTTCGACTTCGACCGCCTGCGCCGTGTATCCGTAGGCGAAATTCGGCTCAGACTTGCCCGTCTGCGGATCGTAGCTTGTGGTCTTGGGGGGGCGATATTCGTAACTGGCGATGGCGGGGCGCTCTTCGGCTGCCCAGGCCGCAAGCGCCTTTTCCGCGGCACCGCGGATGGCATTGCCGGACATGAAGGTCAGGCGCGAGGCCGACGCGCTTCCAGACGAGCCGACCGACGCGGTATCGGAGGCGACCAGCTCAACTCTGTTAAACGGAACGCCAACGGCATCGGCGGCCATTTGCAGCATCACGGTGTGCGTCCCCTGCCCCACATCGGCACCATTGGCGCGCACGACGACTCGTTCGATTTCATCTTTGCCGTACAGCTCGATGGCCGCCCATGAATGTTCAGGGAACCCGAAGGAGTAGCCGACATTCTTGTAGCCGGCAGCGAAACCGATACCCCGCCTGAGCGCGGGATTCGCGGGCTGTTCAATGGGGGCACGGTTCCAGGCGCCGTTGTGGGTCCAGTAGCTCTCGCTCGCGCAGTTGGCGATGACTTCCGGCATCGAAACGCCTTTAGGGAGCGGCGTCTGGACGGCGGTGATGCTGCCTTCGCGAATGGAGTTCTTCAAACGCAATTCGACAGGATCAATACCCAAGGCGGCGGCAAGTTTATTGACCTGGCCTTCGGCGGCGAACAGCGCCTGAGGGCTGCCGAAACCGCGAAACGCTCCAGTCGGAACATTGTTGGTGTAGACGCCGAATGCGTCGACATGGATGTTATCGCAGAGATACGGGCCGCTGGCGAGAAGGCAGGCGTTGGCAAGGACTTTGGTGGTCGTGTAGGCGTAAGCGCCGCAATCGGCGATTACACGCGACTCAATGCCGACGATAGTGCCATCGTGCTTGGCGCCCCACTTCATGTGGATAGTGAAGGGATGCCGCTTGTGGTGGTAGAGAATGGACTCTTCGCGCGACCACTGGATTTTGATCGGACGCTGGAGCTTCAAGACGGCGAGTGCGAGGACGATCTGGACGGACATGTCCTCGCGGCCGCCAAACGCGCCGCCGATGGCGGGATAGATAACACGAACGCGATCCTCCGGGAGGTCGAGGGCATGGGTTATCTGCCAGAGGTCTTCGTGGGTCCACTGGCCGGCAACGACGACCGTGATGCGTCCCTCATCATCGATGTAGGAGAGGCCGGCCTCTGGCTGAAGATAGGCGTGCTCCTGATAGCCGGTGTCATAGACGCCTTCAACGATTGCGTCCGCCTGCGACCAGGCGACTGCCATATCCCCTTTGCGAATACGGTACTTGCAGAGGATGTTGCCAGGGTTTCCATCGTGGATCTGGGGCTGCCCATCGTTCATGGCGGTGCGATGGTCGAAGACAGCAGGGAGATCCTGATACTCGACTGTGATGAGTTTTGCGGCGACAGCGGCCTGCGCTTCAGTGTCGGCGACAACGACGGCGATACAGTCCATGTAGGTGCGAACGATGTCGGCATCGGCGATGGTGCTGCCGGGGCCGCAGAGCACCGGCTGGTCTTTGATGATCAGGCCGTATTCATTAACCGGGACATCCTGGGAGGTAAATACGCCTACTACACCGGGAAGGGCACGGGCCGCCGAAGTATCGATGCTGACGACGCGCGCGTGCGCCCGGTCGGAAAAGCGTAGTTTCATCCACAACTGACCGGGGATGTCAAGGTCGCCGGGATAGGGCGTCATGCCGGTCACCTTGCCGTGAGCATCAATACGATTAACGGATTGACCGACGACCGGACCATCCCATGTGGTTGAATTCGGTTTCTGCATAGTTCCCCTCACTCCCTACTCCACCCGTACGCTGCACACTACGAGCACAATGGGGAGGCTGCTGAGTATCGTCAGAGTTGGCTGCACAGTGCCCGTGCAGGTTATGCGCAAGCGGATTACTTTTGTTCGTGGCGCGCCTTGGCGATCTGTTTGCGCGTCGCTTTTTCGCGTTCCTTCTTCATGATCAGCTCATACTGGATAGCTTTACGTTCTTTATCCAGTTCACGCTCGCTGAAGCGATCCTTTTTGCGGGGCGCGAAGAGCGAAAACAAGATGCCAGAGATGGCGATGAGGAGGACGAAGATGGCGCCACCAACAAAGATCCTCCAGAGCTGCTGATCAATCCCTGGAACAAGGCGAACTGTCGACTCGGCGACGGGTGTGCTCAAAACAAAGGCAATTGCGCCAAAGGCAACGACCAGAATCAGTCCGGCAATTCCCCACCAGGACTGGTTTTTGCGATTCCGAATTTCCTTGTCTCGCTCGGTGAAAGAACCGGTTCCGCGACCCATGTGATACTCTCCTAAGATAACTGCCGACGCCGGGCGGCGTCCTGAATGGCACTGACGATCTTATAATATCCTGTGCAGCGGCACAGATTGCCACTGATACTGGTTTGAATTTGCTCAAGCGACGGATCTGGATATTCCTCCAGTAGCTTGGCGCCAGCCATGAGGAAACCGGGCGTGCAGTAGCCGCACTGAACGGCGGCCTGATCGATGAAGGCGGACTGGATCGCGTGCAGGTCGCCCTCGGCTGCTAGGCCTTCAATAGTGACGACCTGGGCATCGTGCGCCCGCACGGCGGGCACCATACAGGCCATCACCGCCGCGCCATCCAGGAATACAGTACACGCTCCGCATTCGCCCTCAGCACAGCCTTCCTTGGTCCCGGTGAGGCCAGCCTCTTCGCGCAGAAAATCCAGCAGCGTCTTGGCGTAGCCGGTCGTGAATATGCGGACTTCGCCGTTGATGGTGGTGGTAATCGGGTCGCCGGCACCGTGAGTGATGGCGTTCTTTAGAGTCACGTGCGGCGAATCGCCCCAGAGCATGGCAGGCGACACCGGGAGGGTATCAGGAGCTCCCGCGGCAAGCGCACGAAGCGCACGAGTCACCAGAACCGCGACCATTTCAGTACGATATTCGGCGGTGCTGCGGACATCAGAAATCGGCGTAGGGGCAGCAGCAGCGGCACGAGCGCAGTCCGCAATGACTTCAGGGACAAGGGACTGGCCAATCAGGACCGCCTCGGCCTGCGACACACGAATGATGGTAGGCGACACGCATCCCAAGGTAATGGCAGCACGGGTCACGAGGGCACCCTGCAGGGCAGCGACAACCGTGACGTTTATGACGGAAATAGCCTGGGCACGACGAAGGCCGAGTTTGATGAAGATGCCTCGCTCATCCGGCTGCATGGCGCGGACGAACAGCGCGGTCAACAGCTCGTCGGGCTGCATCACGGTCTTGCGCAGACCGGTATAGAAACTGCTCAGCGGCACGCGGCGCGTTCCGCGAACGGAAACCAGCTCCACCTCGGCGCCAAGAGCCATGAGAGGGGAAATCGTATCGTTTGCGGGAGAAGCTGTGATGATGTTGCCGGCGATCGTTGCGCGGTTGCGGATCTGAGGCGCGCCCACTTCCCAACTGGCCTGCGCCAGGGGTAACGCGCGCGAACGGATCAGCTGGCTTCCCACAACAGCATTGTGCGTTACGAGCGCACCCACTCGGATGAACTCGCCGTCAAGGGTAATCTGGCTGAGTCCAGCCGCACGAGAAATGTCGATGACCGTATCGATCCCGGATCGCACACCTCGTTCAAGCTCAAGCAGTAGGTCAGTGCCGCCTGCCATGATGCGTGCCGAGGAGCCATACTGCGCCAGGAGCGTCACAGCTTCGGCGGCGGAGGTTACGCTAATGACCTGCTTCCACATGGGACTGACTTCCTTCGGGCGCACCGAGCGGACTAATGTCGAGGACGGTGTACGGGTTGATATTGGCGATATGCGTATTCAGATAATCGGTGCGGGTCTTCACACGGTTGTCAATGCTATGAACATGACCGTGCACCATATAGCGCGGTCGATACCACTTCATGAACCAGAGCAGAGAGCGAAACCCCCGATGCGGTCGGTCTTCGGC
Above is a window of Candidatus Flexicrinis proximus DNA encoding:
- a CDS encoding bifunctional 5,10-methylenetetrahydrofolate dehydrogenase/5,10-methenyltetrahydrofolate cyclohydrolase is translated as MTATIIDGNPIAERLRADIARDAAAFKSEFGYQPGLGVVLVGDDPASQMYVRMKRRACESVGVISYAHILPSDATQTEVEAAVRTLNDDPKVHGILVQLPLPKHIDEDQVLRIIDFEKDADGAHPLNIGLLAMKGREPLYIPATPAGIMVILKDIGVELSGANAVVIGRSNIVGMPIALLLMEANATVTMCHSRTKNLQAHLKDADVVIAAVGRAGYVKGDWLKPGCVVIDVGTNKIDDPTAEKGYRYVGDVELESAREVARAITKVPGGVGPLTITMLIQQTVKAAWRRARK
- a CDS encoding 8-oxoguanine deaminase, yielding MATLLLKNIGTLVTMDASRREIRDGAVLIRGNVIEAVGASAELADRAAERVIAMPNHVVTPGLINTHHHMFQNLTRCIAQDHELFGWLTTLYQIWKRLTPEMVYVSAQVAMAELMLSGCTTSSDHLYLYINGIQIDNEIQAAADIGMRFNPTRGSMSMGESKGGLPPDILTEDETHILKETQRAVELFHDNQRHSMLRVGIAPTAPFNVSIDLMREAAAMARSFPGVRLHTHLAENVKDIDFSLEKFKMRPGEYAESVGWLGDDVWHAHCVQLDASEIDMFARTGTGIAHCPCSNMRLASGIAPIRQMLDQKVKIGIGVDGSASNDSGHLLLEARQAMLLQRVAHSDPSAMSAREALEMATLGGAAVLGRDDIGAIAAGMSADLAGFRTDTLAMSGTHADPVSALLFGAAHQADLSVINGRIVIEDGQLLPIDLGRVLEQHGRLSRELVNG
- a CDS encoding nucleotidyltransferase family protein, with translation MTPYNRVRARIAARIALRHSTLQAVVLGEVRGHEPVREVQRPVGAVVLAAGLSSRMGESKILLPWRDNRTIIEHIIEQLIKSRVDPIVVVTGHQATEVRAVLEKWDVQIVHNKAYQTGEMLSSLKVGLQAMPRETTAALMVLGDQPGIQPKIINKVLLAFAENQHDLVVPSFELRRGHPVLLGRRYWADAFALPVTATPRKLLNLHAEHIHYINVDTDSVLRDVDTPQDYERERKIDGADRDRRKK
- the yqeC gene encoding putative selenium-dependent hydroxylase accessory protein YqeC is translated as MKFREAFQLEKGELVAFIGAGGKTSLMVGMGYELAESGWRVLATTTMTMPEEQLTLFPVAFPLSGGVAAISQALTEHRFVFVYDRIQRGSVMGLKPEMASSLLDVIDSDAMLVEADHAANLPLKAPRKGEPAIPPGTSLVVPVASFSAVGQPLDDLHVYNARAMIDRCGFPEWAPIKPSWIAQIVRDSELGLTGVPPMRGLSPSSIRLP
- a CDS encoding xanthine dehydrogenase family protein, producing the protein MQKPNSTTWDGPVVGQSVNRIDAHGKVTGMTPYPGDLDIPGQLWMKLRFSDRAHARVVSIDTSAARALPGVVGVFTSQDVPVNEYGLIIKDQPVLCGPGSTIADADIVRTYMDCIAVVVADTEAQAAVAAKLITVEYQDLPAVFDHRTAMNDGQPQIHDGNPGNILCKYRIRKGDMAVAWSQADAIVEGVYDTGYQEHAYLQPEAGLSYIDDEGRITVVVAGQWTHEDLWQITHALDLPEDRVRVIYPAIGGAFGGREDMSVQIVLALAVLKLQRPIKIQWSREESILYHHKRHPFTIHMKWGAKHDGTIVGIESRVIADCGAYAYTTTKVLANACLLASGPYLCDNIHVDAFGVYTNNVPTGAFRGFGSPQALFAAEGQVNKLAAALGIDPVELRLKNSIREGSITAVQTPLPKGVSMPEVIANCASESYWTHNGAWNRAPIEQPANPALRRGIGFAAGYKNVGYSFGFPEHSWAAIELYGKDEIERVVVRANGADVGQGTHTVMLQMAADAVGVPFNRVELVASDTASVGSSGSASASRLTFMSGNAIRGAAEKALAAWAAEERPAIASYEYRPPKTTSYDPQTGKSEPNFAYGYTAQAVEVEVDIETGLVRLVKVVSANDVGRAVNPQQVVGQIEGAIVQAQGYAVMEHLISREGRIMNPYLSTYLIPTVLDVPDEVKSVVLEYPDPIGPWGARGMGEMPLLPLAPAIAAAFFDATGVWIDEIPMTPDKVVKALRQNGIGAVI
- a CDS encoding FAD binding domain-containing protein — translated: MWKQVISVTSAAEAVTLLAQYGSSARIMAGGTDLLLELERGVRSGIDTVIDISRAAGLSQITLDGEFIRVGALVTHNAVVGSQLIRSRALPLAQASWEVGAPQIRNRATIAGNIITASPANDTISPLMALGAEVELVSVRGTRRVPLSSFYTGLRKTVMQPDELLTALFVRAMQPDERGIFIKLGLRRAQAISVINVTVVAALQGALVTRAAITLGCVSPTIIRVSQAEAVLIGQSLVPEVIADCARAAAAAPTPISDVRSTAEYRTEMVAVLVTRALRALAAGAPDTLPVSPAMLWGDSPHVTLKNAITHGAGDPITTTINGEVRIFTTGYAKTLLDFLREEAGLTGTKEGCAEGECGACTVFLDGAAVMACMVPAVRAHDAQVVTIEGLAAEGDLHAIQSAFIDQAAVQCGYCTPGFLMAGAKLLEEYPDPSLEQIQTSISGNLCRCTGYYKIVSAIQDAARRRQLS